Genomic segment of Coriobacteriia bacterium:
GGCGACGTGCTCTCGATCGAGCGCGTCCGAGAGATACATCGCCGCATCCCCAATACGCATCTGGTCATGCATGGCTCCTCCAGCGTGCCGCAGGAGATGCTCGCAATCATTCGCGAGTATGGCGGCGATATGAAGGAGACCTACGGCGTGCCGTACGAGGAGATCCTCGAGGGAATCAAGAACGGCGTGCGCAAGGTCAACATCGACACGGACATTCGCCTCGCGATGACCGGTGCGATGCGCCGCTCGATGGCGACCGGACCCAGCGTCTTTGATCCGCGCGTCTTCCTCAAAGAGGCACGTCAGGCTACCAAGGGGCTGTGCCAAGATCGCTTCGAAACGTTTGGCTCGGCGGGGTGGGCGAGCAAGATCAAGCCGATCCCGCTCGAGAAGATGGCCGCTGGGTACGGCTTCTAGGAGCACGCTCCAGTGGTATCCTTGCCCCGCCGTCTCGGGGGTGCCGACCAAGTCAAGTCGGCGAGACGCGACCGTAACGGACTCAATGTTGTGCGATCGGAGAGCAGTCATGCCTGACGTCACGGCCATCGAAT
This window contains:
- a CDS encoding class II fructose-bisphosphate aldolase → GDVLSIERVREIHRRIPNTHLVMHGSSSVPQEMLAIIREYGGDMKETYGVPYEEILEGIKNGVRKVNIDTDIRLAMTGAMRRSMATGPSVFDPRVFLKEARQATKGLCQDRFETFGSAGWASKIKPIPLEKMAAGYGF